The following coding sequences lie in one Tichowtungia aerotolerans genomic window:
- a CDS encoding L-fucose isomerase, which produces MAGKNQNSWITKLPKIGIRPTIDGRYGGVRESLEDQTMNMAKSAATLISENLKYPNGEPVECVIADTCIGGVAEAAACAEKFDGENVGISLTVTPCWCYGSETMDMDPIRPKAVWGFNGTERPGAVYLAAVLAGHTQKGLPAFGIYGRDVQDAGDTSVPEDVQEKILRFTKAGLAVAMMRGKSYLSMGGCSMGIAGSIVDQNFFEDYLGMRVEAIDLTEFTRRMRDGIYDKAEYSKALKWVKTNCPEGHDPNKGKARRSRGKLDAEWEDSVKMAMITRDLMVGNDKLDKMGYKEEARGHNAILSGFQGQRNWTDCFPNGDFLEAISNSSFDWNGIRMPRLVATENDSLNGVPMLLSYLLTNTAQVFADVRTYWSPEAIKRVTGYEVEGVAAGGLIHLINSGSASLDGSGQQSIDGKPAMKPFWEITTKEKNACLKATTWHPSDGGYFPGGGWSSKFVSKGGMPITMSRVNIVKGLGPVLQLAEGWTAELPEKVHKTLDDRTNNTWPTTWFAPRITGKGAFTDVYSVMAKWGANHGAFSYGHIGADLITLASMLRIPVFMHNVEESDVYRPSAWNSFGTEGIEGADFRACQTYGPIYG; this is translated from the coding sequence ATGGCTGGGAAAAATCAGAACTCGTGGATCACTAAACTTCCAAAGATTGGAATTCGTCCGACCATTGACGGCCGTTACGGCGGCGTGCGCGAATCGCTTGAAGACCAGACGATGAACATGGCGAAGAGCGCCGCAACGCTGATCAGTGAAAATCTGAAATACCCGAACGGTGAACCGGTTGAGTGTGTTATTGCCGATACCTGCATTGGTGGTGTGGCTGAAGCTGCGGCCTGTGCCGAAAAATTTGACGGCGAAAACGTTGGGATTTCACTCACCGTAACCCCCTGCTGGTGCTACGGCTCCGAAACCATGGACATGGATCCGATTCGCCCCAAAGCTGTCTGGGGCTTCAACGGCACCGAACGTCCCGGCGCGGTCTACCTCGCCGCCGTGCTCGCCGGACACACCCAGAAAGGTCTTCCGGCATTCGGGATCTATGGTCGCGATGTGCAGGACGCCGGCGACACCTCTGTTCCGGAAGATGTGCAGGAAAAAATACTTCGTTTTACCAAAGCCGGCCTCGCGGTAGCCATGATGCGCGGCAAATCCTACCTCTCCATGGGCGGGTGCTCGATGGGAATTGCCGGATCCATTGTCGACCAGAATTTCTTCGAAGACTACCTTGGCATGCGCGTGGAAGCCATCGACCTGACCGAATTCACCCGCCGTATGCGCGACGGGATTTATGACAAGGCCGAATACAGCAAAGCCCTTAAATGGGTGAAAACCAACTGCCCGGAAGGACACGACCCGAACAAGGGGAAAGCCAGGCGCAGCCGCGGGAAACTGGATGCCGAGTGGGAAGATTCCGTCAAAATGGCAATGATCACCCGCGATCTGATGGTCGGAAATGACAAGCTCGATAAAATGGGATACAAGGAAGAAGCCCGCGGTCACAACGCGATTCTTTCCGGCTTTCAGGGGCAGCGCAACTGGACCGACTGCTTCCCGAACGGCGACTTCCTCGAAGCCATCTCCAACAGCTCCTTCGACTGGAACGGCATTCGCATGCCGCGTCTGGTCGCCACTGAAAACGACAGCCTCAACGGCGTGCCGATGCTTCTCAGCTACCTGCTTACCAACACCGCGCAGGTCTTTGCTGACGTTCGTACTTACTGGAGTCCGGAAGCAATTAAGCGCGTTACCGGTTACGAAGTGGAAGGCGTTGCCGCAGGCGGCCTGATCCATCTCATCAACTCCGGTTCTGCGTCGCTCGACGGAAGCGGTCAGCAGTCCATAGACGGTAAGCCCGCCATGAAACCGTTCTGGGAAATCACCACCAAAGAAAAGAATGCCTGCCTGAAAGCCACCACATGGCATCCGTCAGACGGCGGCTATTTCCCCGGCGGCGGCTGGTCCTCCAAGTTTGTTTCCAAAGGCGGAATGCCGATCACGATGAGCCGTGTGAACATCGTCAAAGGCCTCGGTCCGGTTCTGCAGCTCGCCGAAGGGTGGACTGCTGAGCTTCCGGAAAAAGTGCATAAAACACTCGATGACCGCACTAACAACACCTGGCCGACCACCTGGTTCGCTCCGCGCATTACCGGCAAAGGCGCCTTCACCGACGTTTACAGCGTGATGGCCAAGTGGGGTGCCAACCACGGTGCATTCAGTTATGGCCACATCGGGGCGGACCTGATTACGCTGGCCTCCATGCTGCGCATTCCGGTTTTCATGCACAACGTGGAAGAAAGCGATGTGTATCGCCCGAGCGCATGGAACTCTTTCGGAACCGAAGGAATCGAAGGCGCCGATTTCCGTGCCTGCCAAACTTACGGACCAATCTACGGCTAG
- a CDS encoding 3D domain-containing protein: protein MQMKTTGYCACGKCCSWKINWYGLPVYSSGSLKGQFKVVGKTASGKMARPGTVAVDPRLFPMGTKFYIPGYGWGIARDTGGDIKGRHLDLFFWLHASGRHWGVKSKKVKVWFPGN, encoded by the coding sequence ATGCAGATGAAAACCACCGGGTACTGCGCCTGTGGCAAATGCTGCAGCTGGAAAATCAACTGGTACGGCCTTCCGGTCTATTCATCCGGATCGCTGAAAGGACAGTTTAAGGTTGTCGGAAAAACCGCCAGCGGAAAAATGGCCCGCCCCGGCACCGTTGCCGTCGATCCAAGGCTTTTTCCAATGGGAACCAAATTCTATATTCCCGGCTATGGCTGGGGAATTGCCCGCGACACGGGCGGCGATATCAAAGGCCGCCATCTGGATCTTTTTTTCTGGCTCCACGCCTCCGGCAGACACTGGGGCGTGAAGAGCAAAAAGGTCAAAGTCTGGTTTCCTGGGAATTAA
- a CDS encoding radical SAM protein yields the protein MFGKTHTLYRPPGEADSLIIRVADGCPWNGCTFCGMYKGVKYHFQGLENAEREISKHWKMWPDARRIFLADGDVMHLDFQTLETMLLSLNEKFSRLARVGIYANGTSILAKTDDELQRLKELKLNTLYMGLESGDNETLKTVNKRETAEQMIEAGQRAQAAGLRMSVMILTGLAGERRSTLHAHATADVLNKMQPRLLSALRLVTTPNTPLYKSGFKMVTEFQAVKELREQIANLELDSTVFRSDHSSNIIPLEGRFPKDKPRLLAQLDDLLASGQLDTNSPGRLPWSL from the coding sequence ATGTTTGGAAAAACTCATACTCTCTACCGGCCGCCGGGCGAAGCGGACAGCCTGATCATCCGGGTCGCCGACGGATGCCCGTGGAACGGCTGCACCTTCTGCGGCATGTACAAGGGCGTGAAATATCATTTCCAAGGGCTGGAAAACGCCGAGCGCGAAATTTCCAAACATTGGAAAATGTGGCCGGACGCACGGCGCATCTTTCTCGCCGACGGCGATGTAATGCATCTGGATTTCCAAACCCTGGAAACCATGCTGCTTTCGCTGAACGAAAAATTCAGCCGCCTCGCGCGCGTCGGCATCTACGCCAACGGAACATCCATTCTGGCCAAAACCGATGACGAGCTCCAACGCCTGAAAGAGCTGAAGCTCAACACACTCTACATGGGACTCGAAAGCGGCGACAACGAGACACTCAAAACCGTTAACAAACGCGAAACCGCCGAACAAATGATAGAGGCCGGACAACGCGCACAGGCCGCAGGACTGCGCATGTCCGTTATGATCCTCACCGGTCTCGCCGGGGAACGGCGCTCCACCCTTCATGCCCATGCCACGGCCGACGTTCTGAATAAAATGCAGCCGCGCCTGCTCTCCGCCCTGCGTCTGGTAACGACTCCCAACACACCGCTCTATAAAAGCGGATTCAAAATGGTCACGGAATTTCAGGCGGTGAAAGAACTGCGGGAACAGATCGCAAACCTCGAACTGGACTCAACGGTTTTCCGTTCGGATCACTCGTCGAACATTATTCCGCTCGAAGGCCGCTTTCCAAAAGACAAACCGCGCCTGCTGGCCCAGCTCGATGACCTGCTCGCATCCGGCCAGCTCGACACAAACTCTCCCGGCCGTCTGCCGTGGAGTCTTTAA
- a CDS encoding Mut7-C RNAse domain-containing protein, translating into MKEHMAQFRFYEELNDFLPPDQRKEAVNYSFNGCPAIKDPIEAMGVPHTEVELIIVNGESVGFEYRLRVGDRVAVYPVCESLDVLPLVRLRPEPLRRTAFVLDVHLGKLARILRLLGFDVLYRNDFNDEEIIRISLAEHRIILTRDRPMLFNKIITHAHWLHSTDAEEQAVEVLQRFDLFGRVQMFHRCPVCNGFVQPVEKEHVLDRLEPLTKKYYDLFFKCSDCGKIYWQGTHYDRILQRLERIRRS; encoded by the coding sequence ATGAAAGAACACATGGCTCAATTCAGGTTCTACGAGGAGTTGAACGATTTTCTTCCTCCGGATCAGCGCAAAGAGGCCGTGAATTACAGCTTTAATGGCTGCCCGGCCATTAAAGATCCGATTGAAGCGATGGGGGTGCCGCATACCGAGGTGGAGCTGATTATTGTCAACGGCGAGTCCGTCGGGTTTGAGTACCGGTTGCGGGTCGGCGACCGCGTTGCCGTTTATCCGGTTTGTGAGAGTCTGGATGTCTTACCGTTGGTTCGGTTGCGTCCGGAGCCGCTGCGCCGCACGGCGTTTGTGCTGGATGTTCATCTCGGCAAGCTGGCACGCATTCTGCGGTTGCTCGGGTTTGATGTTCTTTACCGGAACGATTTTAACGACGAGGAGATCATCCGGATTTCACTGGCTGAACATCGCATTATTCTGACCCGCGACCGTCCGATGCTTTTCAACAAAATCATTACCCACGCTCACTGGCTGCACAGCACCGATGCTGAAGAACAGGCGGTCGAGGTGCTCCAGCGGTTTGATCTCTTTGGTCGGGTTCAGATGTTTCATCGCTGTCCTGTCTGTAACGGATTTGTTCAGCCGGTGGAGAAAGAGCATGTTCTAGACCGCCTGGAGCCTCTGACCAAAAAGTACTATGATCTCTTTTTTAAATGCAGTGACTGCGGAAAAATCTACTGGCAGGGAACGCATTACGACCGCATTCTCCAGCGCCTTGAACGCATCCGCCGGTCATGA
- a CDS encoding DUF6938 domain-containing protein, giving the protein MPDQLQEIAPFYPLRDLSRPTYQVHLMDRLIHKGIGDELIRRMRTKPLPMITSFMLPAIAADHAGYDPVYCIICDAEISRAWVAKNPRASRIRYFVPCGRALQRLKSYGVPDERIFLTGFPLPEETLGGPNLDILRADLGQRLIHLDPAKRFHPLHGLNVQHFLGSENFRPATDRPLTLTYAVSGAGAQRETGQQIAVSLLRKIATGDIRLNLVAGVREDVRDFFEQVKNDLLPGSPNLQIIFGADQQDYFDQFAQVIRTTDILWTKPSELSFYCGLGIPIIMSSPLGAQERFNAKWLMEIQAGIPQDDPRYAAEWLFDLLSEGRLAEAA; this is encoded by the coding sequence ATGCCGGATCAACTCCAGGAAATTGCCCCGTTTTATCCGCTGCGCGACCTCTCCCGCCCAACCTATCAGGTTCATTTAATGGACCGACTGATTCACAAAGGAATCGGCGATGAACTGATTCGGAGAATGCGCACAAAACCGCTGCCGATGATCACTTCGTTCATGCTGCCGGCCATCGCTGCCGACCATGCTGGATACGACCCGGTCTACTGCATCATCTGTGACGCGGAAATCAGCCGGGCATGGGTGGCAAAAAATCCGCGGGCCAGCCGCATTCGCTATTTCGTTCCCTGCGGCCGCGCCCTGCAGCGCCTGAAAAGCTACGGCGTCCCTGACGAGCGGATTTTCCTGACCGGCTTCCCGCTTCCGGAAGAAACGCTGGGCGGCCCAAATCTGGATATACTCCGCGCAGACTTGGGACAGCGGCTGATTCATCTCGACCCCGCCAAACGCTTTCACCCTTTGCACGGTCTGAATGTGCAGCATTTTCTCGGCTCGGAGAATTTCCGACCGGCCACCGACCGGCCGCTGACACTGACGTATGCCGTCAGCGGAGCCGGTGCTCAGCGCGAGACCGGACAGCAGATTGCCGTCAGCCTGCTTCGAAAAATTGCGACCGGAGACATCCGGCTCAATCTGGTGGCCGGCGTACGCGAAGATGTCCGCGACTTTTTTGAACAGGTGAAAAACGACCTGCTTCCCGGCTCGCCAAACCTGCAGATTATTTTCGGTGCCGATCAGCAGGACTACTTCGACCAATTCGCCCAAGTCATCCGCACCACCGACATTCTCTGGACCAAACCCAGCGAACTCTCCTTCTACTGCGGACTCGGCATACCGATCATCATGTCCTCGCCGCTCGGTGCGCAGGAACGTTTCAACGCCAAATGGCTGATGGAGATTCAGGCTGGCATTCCTCAGGATGATCCGCGTTATGCCGCCGAATGGTTGTTCGACCTACTCAGCGAAGGACGACTGGCCGAAGCCGCCTGA